In Salmonella enterica subsp. enterica serovar Typhimurium str. LT2, a single window of DNA contains:
- the guaC gene encoding GMP reductase (similar to E. coli GMP reductase (AAC73215.1); Blastp hit to AAC73215.1 (347 aa), 95% identity in aa 1 - 347) yields MRIEEDLKLGFKDVLIRPKRSTLKSRSDVELERQFTFKHSGQTWSGVPIIAANMDTVGTFEMAQALAGFDILTAVHKHYTVEEWAAFINTASADVLKHVMVSTGTSDADFEKTVQILALNPALNFVCIDVANGYSEHFVQFVAKAREAWPTKTICAGNVVTGEMCEELILSGADIVKVGIGPGSVCTTRVKTGVGYPQLSAVIECADAAHGLGGMIVSDGGCTMPGDVAKAFGGGADFVMLGGMLAGHEESGGSVVEENGEKFMLFYGMSSESAMNRHVGGVAKYRAAEGKTVKLPLRGPVGNTARDILGGLRSACTYVGASRLKELTKRTTFIRVQEQENRIFNSL; encoded by the coding sequence CAAAAGCCGTTCCGATGTCGAACTGGAACGTCAATTCACCTTTAAACACTCAGGTCAGACCTGGTCTGGCGTACCGATTATCGCGGCCAATATGGATACCGTCGGGACGTTTGAAATGGCGCAAGCATTGGCCGGGTTTGATATTCTGACTGCTGTACATAAACATTATACCGTTGAAGAATGGGCAGCTTTTATCAACACGGCCTCGGCTGATGTTCTGAAGCATGTGATGGTTTCCACCGGGACCTCTGATGCTGATTTCGAAAAAACCGTGCAGATTCTGGCGCTGAATCCTGCGCTGAACTTTGTCTGTATTGATGTGGCCAATGGCTATTCAGAACATTTTGTGCAGTTCGTCGCAAAAGCGCGTGAAGCATGGCCGACAAAAACAATCTGCGCAGGCAATGTGGTAACGGGCGAGATGTGCGAAGAGCTTATCCTCTCCGGCGCCGATATCGTGAAAGTGGGAATTGGTCCCGGCTCCGTATGCACGACGCGTGTAAAAACCGGCGTTGGTTATCCGCAACTGTCGGCGGTTATCGAATGTGCTGACGCGGCGCATGGCCTGGGCGGTATGATCGTCAGCGATGGCGGCTGCACCATGCCAGGCGACGTAGCAAAAGCCTTTGGCGGCGGCGCGGATTTCGTTATGTTGGGCGGCATGCTGGCGGGGCACGAAGAGAGCGGCGGCAGCGTGGTAGAAGAGAACGGCGAGAAATTTATGCTGTTCTACGGCATGAGTTCGGAATCTGCGATGAACCGTCATGTCGGCGGCGTTGCGAAATACCGCGCGGCAGAAGGTAAAACGGTTAAATTGCCGCTGCGTGGGCCGGTGGGCAATACTGCCCGCGATATCCTGGGCGGTCTACGCTCAGCCTGCACTTATGTCGGCGCGTCTCGCCTGAAAGAGTTGACCAAACGCACCACCTTTATTCGGGTGCAGGAACAAGAAAACCGCATTTTCAATAGCCTCTAA
- the hofC gene encoding putative component in type IV pilin biogenesis (similar to E. coli putative integral membrane protein involved in biogenesis of fimbriae, protein transport, DNA uptake (AAC73217.1); Blastp hit to AAC73217.1 (400 aa), 67% identity in aa 1 - 400) — translation MSVKQLWRWQGVNDKGQLEQDVVWADNRLALIITLQHQRIMPLRIKRMGVNAALWKEEQSAEIIHQLATLIHAGLTLSEGLELLAKQHPHRQWQALLRTLAHELEQGVPFSSALVSWPQVFPPLYQTMIRTGELTGKLAECCFELARQQKAQRQITVSVKKALRYPAIILTMAALVVFAMLHFVLPEFAAIYRSFNTPLPLLTRGIIAIAQWGSAWGWLILFLTMLVAIAHRRVKQKPSWQAQRQRLLLRLPVMGRLIRGQKLAQIFTVLALTQSAGIPFLQGLESAIDSLGCPYWSQRLTQVHQEIAAGNPVWLALKNTQEFSPLCLQLVRTGEASGSLDIMLHNLARHHSETTLALADNLASLLEPALLIITGLIIGTLVVAMYLPIFHLGDAMSGMG, via the coding sequence ATGAGCGTTAAACAGCTCTGGCGCTGGCAAGGCGTTAACGATAAAGGTCAACTGGAACAAGACGTTGTATGGGCGGACAATCGTCTGGCGCTGATCATCACCCTGCAACATCAGCGCATTATGCCGCTTCGCATCAAGCGCATGGGCGTTAACGCCGCACTGTGGAAAGAAGAGCAAAGCGCTGAAATTATTCATCAGTTGGCCACGCTCATTCATGCCGGGCTGACGCTTTCAGAAGGGCTGGAACTCCTTGCGAAACAGCATCCCCACCGACAATGGCAAGCGCTGTTGCGCACGCTGGCTCACGAGCTTGAACAGGGCGTCCCTTTTTCCAGCGCATTAGTCTCCTGGCCGCAGGTATTTCCGCCGCTCTACCAGACGATGATCCGCACCGGAGAACTGACCGGCAAACTGGCCGAATGCTGCTTTGAACTGGCCCGTCAGCAAAAAGCGCAACGGCAGATTACGGTTAGCGTGAAAAAGGCGCTGCGCTATCCCGCCATTATTCTAACAATGGCCGCCCTGGTCGTTTTCGCCATGCTGCACTTTGTCCTGCCGGAATTTGCCGCCATTTACCGTAGCTTCAATACCCCGCTTCCTCTTCTGACACGCGGTATTATTGCGATAGCGCAATGGGGGTCGGCATGGGGTTGGCTCATCTTGTTCCTGACGATGCTCGTTGCTATCGCTCACCGCAGGGTAAAACAAAAGCCGTCCTGGCAAGCGCAGCGGCAGCGTCTTCTGCTACGGCTTCCCGTTATGGGTCGCCTGATAAGAGGCCAGAAACTAGCGCAAATATTCACCGTACTGGCATTAACCCAAAGCGCAGGTATTCCTTTTCTTCAGGGACTGGAAAGCGCTATCGATAGTCTCGGCTGCCCTTACTGGTCACAGCGTTTAACGCAGGTACATCAGGAGATCGCCGCGGGCAATCCGGTCTGGTTGGCGCTAAAAAATACCCAGGAATTTAGTCCGCTATGCCTGCAACTGGTCAGAACGGGCGAAGCGTCCGGTTCACTCGATATCATGCTGCATAACCTTGCCCGTCACCACAGTGAAACTACGCTGGCGCTGGCCGATAATCTGGCGTCGCTGTTGGAACCGGCGTTATTGATCATCACCGGCTTAATTATCGGTACGCTGGTAGTGGCGATGTATTTGCCGATTTTTCATCTGGGAGACGCGATGAGCGGGATGGGATAA
- the hofB gene encoding putative integral membrane protein (involved in biogenesis of fimbriae (type IV pilin), protein transport, DNA uptake; similar to E. coli putative integral membrane protein involved in biogenesis of fimbriae, protein transport, DNA uptake (AAC73218.1); Blastp hit to AAC73218.1 (461 aa), 69% identity in aa 1 - 459): protein MKDAQLNTLCQRHQAVLINSASNSITVAVVDAPSHALLDALHFATQKQIDIVCWTRQQMENHRHKPDQAPSANAAKGGETAAQLLNQTLRSAMAKRASDIHLEPGASRYRIRLRIDGVLHILQDIAKETGLALTARLKVLGNLDIAEHRLPQDGQFTVDLAGDSISFRIATLPCKEGEKVVLRLLHQVEQTLDLDTLGMYGAQLTAFRQALQQPQGLVLVTGPTGSGKTVTLYSALQTRNTPGINLCSVEDPIEIPLDGINQTQIHPRAGLTFQNVLRALLRQDPDIIMVGEIRDGDTAEIAIKAAQTGHLVLSTLHTNSTSETLIRLQQMGVARWMISSALTLVVAQRLVRKLCPHCKQRLSDPVVLSPNLWPSAIPRWQASGCQHCYHGFYGRTALFEVLTVTPALRQLIASGASAQALEAHLQQTGTGTLFENGCRAVEQGMTSFEEILCVLGMPHER from the coding sequence ATGAAAGACGCTCAGCTCAACACCTTGTGTCAACGTCATCAGGCTGTACTGATCAATAGCGCCAGCAACAGTATCACTGTTGCGGTGGTCGACGCGCCCTCTCATGCGTTACTGGACGCTCTGCATTTCGCCACGCAAAAACAGATTGATATTGTGTGCTGGACTCGCCAGCAAATGGAAAATCATCGGCATAAGCCGGATCAGGCACCCTCGGCAAACGCCGCGAAAGGCGGAGAAACCGCAGCCCAGCTTCTCAATCAGACATTACGCTCGGCGATGGCGAAACGCGCCTCTGATATCCATCTCGAACCCGGCGCCAGCCGCTACCGAATAAGACTCCGCATCGACGGCGTTCTTCATATTCTGCAGGACATCGCCAAAGAGACGGGGCTTGCGCTGACGGCCAGATTGAAAGTCCTGGGAAATTTGGACATCGCTGAACATCGACTGCCGCAGGACGGGCAATTTACCGTTGACCTGGCGGGCGACAGCATCTCTTTTCGTATCGCCACGCTTCCCTGTAAAGAAGGCGAAAAAGTCGTCTTACGGTTGTTGCATCAGGTTGAACAAACGCTGGATCTGGACACGCTGGGCATGTACGGGGCACAACTTACCGCTTTTAGACAAGCCCTACAGCAACCTCAGGGGCTGGTACTGGTGACTGGCCCCACCGGTAGCGGAAAAACGGTCACGCTATACAGCGCGCTACAAACCCGGAATACGCCGGGTATCAACCTCTGTAGCGTTGAGGATCCGATAGAAATTCCACTGGATGGGATTAACCAGACGCAGATCCATCCCCGCGCCGGGCTCACCTTTCAAAATGTGCTGCGCGCGCTTTTACGCCAGGACCCTGACATCATCATGGTAGGTGAAATTCGTGACGGCGACACCGCAGAAATCGCCATTAAGGCGGCACAAACGGGCCATCTGGTACTTTCAACGCTCCATACGAACTCCACCAGCGAAACCCTGATACGTTTGCAGCAAATGGGCGTAGCACGCTGGATGATCTCATCGGCGCTTACGCTGGTGGTAGCGCAACGCCTGGTAAGGAAGCTTTGCCCGCACTGCAAACAGCGTCTGAGCGATCCCGTGGTGCTATCGCCCAATCTTTGGCCCAGCGCGATACCGCGCTGGCAGGCAAGCGGCTGTCAGCATTGCTACCACGGCTTTTATGGCCGAACCGCGTTATTCGAAGTGTTAACCGTTACCCCGGCATTACGTCAGTTAATTGCGAGCGGCGCATCGGCGCAAGCACTGGAAGCCCACCTCCAACAGACCGGTACAGGGACGCTTTTTGAAAATGGCTGTCGCGCCGTTGAGCAAGGCATGACGTCCTTTGAAGAGATACTGTGCGTTCTGGGAATGCCCCATGAGCGTTAA
- the ppdD gene encoding prelipin peptidase dependent protein (putative major component of type IV pilin; similar to E. coli prelipin peptidase dependent protein (AAC73219.1); Blastp hit to AAC73219.1 (146 aa), 89% identity in aa 1 - 146), with protein MEKQRGFTLIELMVVIGIIAILSAIGIPAYQNYLRKAALTDMLQTFVPYRTAVELCALEHGGTSTCDAGVNGIPSPVITRYVSGMSVEKGVITLTGQESLSGLSVIMTPAWDNANGITGWTRNCNIQSDSALQQACEDVFRFDAN; from the coding sequence ATGGAAAAACAACGCGGTTTCACGCTTATCGAACTGATGGTCGTTATTGGCATCATCGCCATTTTAAGCGCCATTGGCATTCCGGCTTACCAGAACTATCTGCGTAAAGCGGCGCTGACGGATATGTTGCAAACGTTTGTCCCCTACCGTACTGCCGTCGAACTCTGCGCTCTGGAACATGGTGGGACGAGCACATGCGATGCGGGCGTCAACGGTATCCCCTCGCCCGTCATCACCCGTTATGTTTCGGGCATGAGCGTGGAAAAAGGCGTCATCACGCTTACCGGCCAGGAGAGTCTGAGCGGGCTTAGCGTCATCATGACGCCCGCCTGGGACAATGCTAACGGCATTACTGGCTGGACGCGTAACTGCAATATTCAAAGCGACAGCGCGTTACAACAGGCTTGTGAAGATGTCTTCCGTTTTGACGCCAACTAA
- the nadC gene encoding quinolinate phosphoribosyltransferase (nicotinate-nucleotide pyrophosphorylase [carboxylating]. (SW:NADC_SALTY)), with product MPPRRYNPDDRRDALLERINLDIPAAVAQALREDLGGEVDAGNDITAQLLPADTQAHATVITREDGVFCGKRWVEEVFIQLAGDDVRLTWHVDDGDAIHANQTVFELNGPARVLLTGERTALNFVQTLSGVASEVRRYVGLLAGTQTQLLDTRKTLPGLRTALKYAVLCGGGANHRLGLTDAFLIKENHIIASGSVRQAVEKAFWLHPDVPVEVEVENLDELDDALKAGADIIMLDNFNTDQMREAVKRVNGQARLEVSGNVTAETLREFAETGVDFISVGALTKHVRALDLSMRFC from the coding sequence ATGCCGCCTCGCCGTTATAACCCAGACGACCGACGTGACGCGCTACTGGAACGCATTAATCTCGATATCCCTGCCGCCGTTGCTCAGGCGCTGCGTGAAGATTTAGGTGGAGAAGTCGATGCTGGCAACGATATCACCGCGCAACTTTTGCCGGCAGATACGCAAGCCCATGCCACGGTGATCACTCGTGAAGACGGCGTTTTCTGCGGCAAGCGCTGGGTTGAAGAGGTCTTCATCCAACTGGCGGGCGATGATGTGCGCCTCACCTGGCATGTCGATGACGGCGACGCCATTCACGCCAACCAAACAGTGTTTGAACTGAACGGCCCGGCTCGCGTATTGCTGACCGGCGAGCGCACGGCGCTAAACTTTGTCCAGACCCTTTCCGGCGTCGCCAGTGAAGTACGCCGCTACGTTGGACTGTTGGCTGGCACCCAAACCCAGTTGCTCGACACGCGTAAAACGCTGCCGGGTCTGCGCACCGCGCTCAAATATGCGGTTTTATGCGGCGGCGGCGCCAATCATCGTCTGGGCCTCACTGACGCGTTCCTGATTAAAGAAAACCATATTATCGCCTCCGGTTCGGTTCGTCAGGCGGTGGAAAAAGCGTTCTGGCTACATCCGGACGTGCCGGTAGAAGTCGAGGTCGAAAATCTGGATGAACTGGACGATGCGCTGAAAGCAGGCGCGGATATTATCATGCTGGATAATTTCAACACCGACCAGATGCGCGAGGCGGTGAAACGCGTCAACGGCCAGGCGCGGCTGGAAGTATCCGGCAACGTCACCGCGGAAACCTTACGCGAATTTGCTGAAACCGGGGTGGATTTCATCTCCGTTGGCGCGCTGACCAAGCACGTGCGCGCGCTCGATCTCTCCATGCGTTTTTGCTGA
- the ampD gene encoding N-acetyl-anhydromuramyl-L-alanine amidase (AMPD protein. (SW:AMPD_SALTY)), with product MLPDKGWLVEARRVPSPHYDCRPDDEKPSLLVVHNISLPPGEFGGPWIDALFTGTIDPDAHPFFAEIAHLRVSAHCLIRRDGEIVQYVPFDKRAWHAGVSNYQGRERCNDFSIGIELEGTDTLAYTDAQYQQLAAVTRTLIASYPAIADNMTGHCNITPDRKTDPGPAFDWPRFRALVALSSHKEMT from the coding sequence ATGTTGCCAGATAAGGGTTGGTTGGTAGAGGCGCGACGCGTCCCTTCTCCGCATTATGATTGCCGTCCGGATGACGAAAAACCGTCCTTGCTGGTGGTGCATAATATTAGCCTGCCCCCCGGCGAGTTTGGCGGTCCGTGGATCGATGCATTATTCACCGGAACGATAGATCCAGACGCCCATCCTTTTTTTGCAGAAATCGCTCATCTTCGTGTTTCGGCCCATTGTCTGATTCGTCGCGACGGTGAAATCGTCCAGTATGTGCCTTTTGATAAGCGTGCGTGGCATGCGGGCGTGTCAAACTATCAGGGGCGGGAACGTTGTAATGATTTCTCCATTGGTATTGAGCTGGAGGGGACGGATACGCTGGCTTATACCGATGCGCAGTATCAGCAGCTAGCCGCCGTGACGCGCACGCTTATCGCTAGCTATCCGGCGATCGCCGACAATATGACCGGACACTGCAACATTACGCCTGACCGCAAAACGGACCCTGGCCCTGCCTTTGACTGGCCGCGCTTTCGCGCTTTGGTAGCCCTCTCGTCGCACAAGGAGATGACATGA
- the ampE gene encoding putative transmembrane protein (similar to E. coli regulates ampC (AAC73222.1); Blastp hit to AAC73222.1 (284 aa), 84% identity in aa 1 - 284), translated as MTLFTTLLVLIVERLFKLGEHWQLDHRLEALFRRITHFSMLRTMGMTAIAMVVTFLLLQALKGLLFNVPTLVVWILLGVLCIGAGKVRVHYHAWLKAASRNDPHPCEAMASELTLIHGVPPDCNEREFLRELQNALLWINFRFYLAPLFWFIVGGPWGPVTLVGYAFLRAWQTWLARYQTPHQRLQSGIDAILHVLDWIPVRLAGVVYALLGHGEKALPAWFASLADLHTSQYQVLTRLAQFSLAREPHTDKVETPKAAVSMAKKASFVVVVIIALLTIYGALV; from the coding sequence ATGACGCTGTTTACGACATTACTGGTGCTGATTGTCGAGCGCCTGTTTAAGCTGGGCGAGCACTGGCAGCTCGATCATCGGCTGGAGGCGCTATTCCGTCGGATTACGCATTTTTCGATGTTGCGCACGATGGGAATGACGGCGATCGCGATGGTGGTGACTTTTCTACTGCTCCAGGCGTTAAAAGGGCTGCTATTTAACGTGCCGACGCTGGTGGTGTGGATTCTCCTGGGCGTGCTGTGTATCGGCGCGGGCAAAGTGCGAGTACATTATCACGCCTGGCTGAAAGCGGCGTCCCGTAACGATCCGCATCCTTGCGAGGCGATGGCCAGCGAGCTTACGCTGATTCACGGCGTGCCGCCGGATTGTAATGAGCGTGAATTTTTGCGTGAGCTGCAAAATGCGTTGTTATGGATAAATTTCCGTTTTTACCTCGCACCGCTATTTTGGTTTATCGTTGGCGGTCCGTGGGGGCCGGTAACGCTGGTGGGCTATGCGTTTTTACGGGCCTGGCAGACCTGGCTGGCGCGCTATCAGACGCCGCACCAACGTTTGCAATCCGGCATTGACGCTATTCTTCATGTGCTGGACTGGATTCCGGTACGTCTGGCGGGCGTAGTGTATGCATTACTGGGGCATGGCGAGAAAGCGTTGCCGGCCTGGTTTGCCTCGCTGGCGGATCTGCATACTTCGCAATATCAGGTGCTCACACGTCTGGCGCAGTTCTCACTGGCGCGCGAACCGCATACTGACAAAGTAGAAACCCCCAAAGCGGCGGTGTCGATGGCGAAGAAGGCCTCGTTTGTGGTGGTGGTGATTATTGCGTTGCTCACCATTTATGGGGCATTAGTGTAG
- a CDS encoding putative cytoplasmic protein (hypothetical protein (gi|7688348)): protein MANWPNPFIEQRADPFILRDGSDYYFIASVPEYDRLEIRRANSLEGLRAADPVVVWRKPESGPMSQLIWAPEMHRINGKWYIYFAATHTQALDKLGMFQHRMFALECADADPLTGKWTEKGQIKTPFDTFALDATTFYHQGKQWYLWAQKAPDIAGNSNIYLAELENPWTIKGEPVRLSKPEYDWECRGFWVNEGPAVVVHGDKLFISYSASATDENYCMGLLWINVNDDPRDPANWHKSPRPVFTTSYENRQYGPGHNSFTQTPEGENVLVYHARNYTEIEGDPLYDPNRHTRLKRVRWDENGMPDFGVPPADTI from the coding sequence ATGGCAAACTGGCCAAACCCGTTTATTGAACAACGTGCCGATCCGTTTATTTTACGCGACGGCAGCGATTACTACTTTATTGCCTCCGTACCGGAATATGACAGGCTGGAAATCCGCCGGGCTAATTCGCTGGAAGGGTTGCGCGCCGCCGACCCCGTTGTCGTCTGGCGTAAACCGGAAAGCGGCCCGATGAGCCAGCTCATCTGGGCACCGGAAATGCACCGCATCAACGGCAAGTGGTACATCTATTTTGCCGCTACCCATACTCAAGCGCTTGATAAGCTGGGAATGTTCCAGCATCGCATGTTTGCCCTGGAGTGCGCCGATGCCGACCCACTCACCGGCAAGTGGACGGAGAAAGGTCAAATTAAAACACCGTTTGATACCTTCGCCCTCGATGCCACCACTTTTTATCATCAGGGAAAGCAGTGGTATCTGTGGGCGCAAAAAGCGCCGGATATTGCCGGTAACTCAAATATTTATCTGGCTGAACTGGAAAATCCGTGGACGATTAAAGGCGAGCCGGTAAGACTCAGTAAGCCAGAGTACGACTGGGAGTGTCGGGGTTTTTGGGTTAACGAAGGTCCGGCCGTCGTGGTGCATGGCGACAAGCTGTTTATCAGCTATTCGGCCAGCGCCACCGATGAAAACTACTGTATGGGATTACTGTGGATTAACGTAAACGACGATCCGCGCGATCCGGCCAACTGGCATAAATCACCGCGCCCGGTCTTTACCACCAGCTATGAGAATCGCCAGTATGGACCGGGACACAACAGCTTTACGCAAACGCCGGAAGGTGAAAATGTACTGGTGTACCACGCGAGAAATTACACCGAAATTGAAGGCGATCCGTTGTACGATCCCAACCGCCATACGCGTCTGAAACGGGTGCGCTGGGACGAAAACGGGATGCCTGATTTTGGCGTGCCGCCAGCCGATACGATCTAA
- a CDS encoding putative permease of the Na+:galactoside symporter family (hypothetical protein (gi|7688349)): MDKGRLSVREKIGYGMGDAGCNIIFGAIMLFVNYFYTDIFGLAPALVGVLLLSVRVIDAVTDPVMGALADRTQSKYGRFRPWLLWIAFPYALFSVLMFTTPDWGYNSKVVYAFVTYFLLSVTYTAINIPYCSLGGVITNDPKERVACQAYRFVLVGIATLLLSLTLLPMVDWFGGGDKAKGYQLAMTVLAIIGMGMFLFCFASVRERVRPAVPTHDDMKNDFKDVWKNDQWVRILLLTLCNVCPGFIRMAATMYYVTWVMGQSTHFATLFISLGVVGMMIGSMLAKVLTDRWCKLKVFFWTNIALAIFSCAFYFFDPKATVMIVALYFLLNILHQIPSPLHWSLMADVDDYGEWKTGKRITGISFSGNLFFLKLGLAIAGAMVGFLLSWYGYDASAKAQSASAMNGIMLLFTVIPGVGYLITAGVVRLLKVDRELMKKIQDDLEKRRTNYRELSELQELNAAESVRKA, from the coding sequence ATGGATAAGGGCAGACTTTCGGTAAGAGAGAAAATCGGGTATGGCATGGGTGACGCCGGATGTAACATTATTTTTGGCGCTATCATGCTGTTTGTTAATTACTTTTATACGGATATTTTTGGTCTTGCCCCGGCGTTAGTCGGTGTTTTACTCCTTTCAGTACGCGTTATCGATGCCGTTACCGATCCGGTGATGGGCGCGCTTGCCGATCGTACCCAAAGTAAATATGGTCGTTTCCGCCCCTGGCTACTGTGGATTGCATTTCCCTACGCGCTGTTCAGCGTTCTGATGTTCACGACGCCGGACTGGGGCTATAACAGCAAAGTTGTCTATGCTTTCGTCACCTATTTTCTGCTTTCCGTGACCTACACCGCCATCAATATTCCCTATTGCTCACTGGGCGGCGTGATCACTAACGATCCAAAAGAGCGCGTGGCCTGTCAGGCTTATCGCTTCGTATTAGTCGGCATCGCGACGCTGTTGCTATCGTTAACGCTATTGCCGATGGTGGACTGGTTTGGCGGCGGCGACAAAGCCAAAGGCTATCAGTTGGCGATGACCGTGCTGGCGATTATCGGCATGGGTATGTTTCTGTTCTGCTTTGCCAGCGTCCGCGAACGCGTCCGCCCTGCCGTTCCGACGCACGATGATATGAAGAATGATTTCAAAGATGTGTGGAAAAACGATCAATGGGTACGCATTCTGCTATTGACCTTATGTAACGTCTGCCCGGGGTTTATCCGTATGGCGGCGACCATGTATTACGTCACCTGGGTGATGGGACAAAGCACCCATTTCGCTACGCTTTTTATTAGTCTTGGCGTGGTCGGTATGATGATCGGCAGTATGCTGGCAAAAGTCTTAACCGATCGCTGGTGTAAATTGAAGGTATTTTTCTGGACCAATATTGCGCTGGCGATTTTCTCCTGCGCGTTCTATTTCTTTGATCCGAAAGCCACCGTGATGATAGTGGCGCTCTACTTCCTGCTCAATATTCTGCATCAGATCCCTTCCCCGCTGCACTGGTCGCTGATGGCGGACGTCGATGATTACGGCGAATGGAAAACCGGCAAACGCATTACCGGTATCAGCTTCTCCGGTAACCTGTTCTTCCTGAAACTGGGCCTGGCGATTGCCGGGGCGATGGTCGGCTTTTTGCTCTCCTGGTACGGTTATGACGCCAGCGCCAAAGCGCAAAGCGCCTCGGCGATGAACGGTATTATGCTGTTGTTTACCGTTATCCCCGGCGTTGGCTATCTGATTACCGCAGGCGTGGTACGTCTGCTGAAAGTTGACCGTGAACTGATGAAAAAAATCCAGGACGATTTGGAAAAACGTCGCACTAATTACCGCGAATTGAGTGAGTTGCAGGAGCTCAACGCCGCTGAAAGCGTAAGGAAAGCCTGA